A window from Kovacikia minuta CCNUW1 encodes these proteins:
- a CDS encoding glycosyltransferase, with the protein MMNLSLCMIVRDEEKALPGCLKSVRDLVSEMIVVDTGSIDHTIEIAKNFGASVYSFSWRDDFSAARNESLKYARGDWILVLDADEVLVPECIPLLQRAIQEPEVLVMTLLRQEVGTPHPDSLVSRVFRNDPQITFSRPYHELIDDSVADILQREPHWRIVELPGVAIHHTGYQTDAIAQRQKVDRARRIMESYLANHPNDSYICSKLGALYVESGNVRQGLDLLQRGLQSPLIEPAVLYELHYHLGSTYSQMQQWAKAEQHYRAATEQPISPRMKLGAYTNWGSLLQARGDRVGARAVYQKTIEADPSFAIGYFNLGLTLKAMGDFSAAIAHYQQAIHLNPTYAEAYQNLGVVLMKVGRISESLEAFRQAIDLHQQQNSPEAERLQQTLQSMGFFVGD; encoded by the coding sequence ATGATGAATCTCAGTCTTTGCATGATCGTAAGGGATGAGGAAAAGGCTTTACCTGGATGCTTAAAGAGTGTTCGTGATCTCGTCAGCGAAATGATCGTGGTGGATACGGGATCGATCGACCACACGATCGAAATTGCCAAAAACTTTGGGGCTAGCGTCTATTCCTTTTCCTGGCGCGATGACTTTTCAGCCGCTCGTAATGAATCCCTTAAATATGCCAGGGGCGATTGGATTCTGGTTCTGGATGCGGATGAGGTGTTGGTTCCAGAGTGTATTCCCCTATTACAACGGGCAATTCAGGAGCCAGAAGTGCTGGTGATGACGTTACTCAGGCAGGAGGTGGGAACCCCCCACCCCGACTCGTTAGTTTCACGGGTGTTTCGCAACGATCCCCAAATTACCTTTAGCCGCCCCTACCACGAATTAATTGATGATAGTGTGGCTGATATTCTGCAACGAGAACCCCACTGGCGCATTGTGGAACTGCCCGGTGTAGCCATTCACCATACCGGCTATCAAACCGATGCGATCGCCCAACGCCAGAAGGTCGATCGCGCCCGCAGGATCATGGAAAGCTATCTCGCCAACCATCCCAACGATTCCTACATTTGCAGCAAACTGGGCGCGCTCTACGTCGAATCAGGTAATGTCAGGCAAGGCTTAGATTTGTTGCAGCGGGGGTTGCAATCCCCGCTTATTGAACCAGCCGTGTTGTACGAATTGCATTATCATCTGGGCAGCACTTACAGCCAAATGCAGCAATGGGCAAAAGCAGAACAGCACTATCGGGCTGCAACAGAACAACCCATTTCCCCCCGCATGAAATTGGGAGCTTACACGAACTGGGGCAGTTTGTTGCAGGCAAGGGGAGATCGGGTAGGTGCCAGGGCTGTTTACCAAAAAACGATTGAAGCTGATCCGTCATTTGCGATCGGCTACTTCAACCTGGGACTGACCTTAAAAGCAATGGGGGATTTCAGTGCAGCGATCGCCCACTACCAGCAGGCAATTCACCTTAACCCAACCTATGCGGAAGCCTATCAAAACCTGGGGGTGGTGCTCATGAAAGTAGGAAGAATCAGTGAGAGTTTGGAGGCATTCCGGCAGGCGATCGACCTGCATCAACAACAAAATTCCCCAGAGGCAGAACGGTTACAGCAAACCTTGCAATCAATGGGATTTTTTGTTGGGGATTAA
- a CDS encoding rhomboid family intramembrane serine protease, with translation MDRSCWGCHRSHAVGRLVSGFILLVLGGSFLVTPDRAGWISAGFWLLLLLLPLMGEGRVSRLVAREQYRSARRIATYTRWLHPMDGMMEYPAFLRGLELAQQGNLDEAIKIFQLYQPRATATGRLATILLYRITARWDELVAWVHHHVPEKVVVNDPTVGITYLRSLGETGDLNGLLQGIGRLERKLGKLDISLLRMFVFAFCGQVDLVQKAFNGSLSIYSASIRQFWLATAELAAGNETIARSQLLELRDRADPVQRSAIDWRLTHPLASFDSLTHSSKTILITLRTNITQEAQYSLGSWRRRHKAYATYALIGANGLMFAIQQQLGESENLYTLYRLGALIPETVFMGEWWRVLSANFLHLNLLHLLTNMLGLYVLGRFVETRLGTIKFLIVYFVSGIGAMLMIAVLAVLTGVPDLLCVGASGAVMGLLGAIAAILLRGWQQDKARVARKQLGWILGLVGLQVISDLLIPEASMVGHVSGLILGFLTGYFLATPSSSLK, from the coding sequence GTGGATCGCTCCTGCTGGGGTTGCCACCGCTCCCACGCGGTTGGGAGGCTGGTTTCTGGTTTCATTTTACTGGTGTTAGGCGGTTCCTTTCTGGTTACGCCTGACCGAGCAGGCTGGATTAGTGCTGGTTTCTGGCTGCTGCTGCTGCTGCTGCCACTGATGGGGGAAGGCAGGGTAAGTCGGTTGGTGGCACGGGAACAATATCGATCGGCACGCAGAATCGCCACCTATACCCGCTGGTTACACCCGATGGATGGAATGATGGAATATCCAGCTTTTTTAAGGGGGCTGGAGCTGGCACAGCAGGGCAACCTTGACGAAGCCATAAAAATCTTTCAGCTTTACCAGCCCAGGGCAACTGCCACAGGCAGACTGGCAACAATTTTGCTGTACCGCATCACGGCCCGTTGGGATGAACTGGTGGCATGGGTACACCATCATGTACCGGAGAAGGTTGTGGTTAACGATCCAACGGTCGGCATTACTTATTTGCGATCGCTGGGTGAAACTGGGGATTTGAATGGTCTATTGCAGGGAATCGGAAGGTTAGAACGGAAATTAGGCAAACTCGACATCAGCCTGCTCAGAATGTTTGTGTTTGCTTTCTGTGGTCAAGTTGATCTGGTTCAAAAAGCATTCAATGGTTCGCTGTCCATTTATTCTGCCTCGATTCGTCAGTTCTGGTTGGCAACAGCGGAATTGGCAGCAGGAAACGAAACGATCGCCCGTTCGCAACTACTGGAATTGCGCGATCGGGCTGATCCAGTTCAGAGATCGGCGATCGACTGGCGCTTAACCCATCCCCTTGCCAGCTTCGATTCGTTAACCCATTCCTCCAAAACCATTCTGATTACGCTGAGAACCAACATCACCCAGGAAGCTCAATACAGTCTGGGAAGTTGGCGCAGGCGGCATAAAGCCTATGCGACCTACGCACTGATTGGGGCAAACGGCTTGATGTTTGCAATTCAGCAGCAGTTGGGAGAGAGCGAAAACCTGTATACACTCTATCGGTTAGGCGCGTTGATTCCAGAGACAGTCTTTATGGGAGAATGGTGGCGCGTATTGAGTGCCAACTTTTTGCACCTCAATCTGTTGCATCTACTGACCAATATGTTGGGTCTCTACGTATTAGGCAGATTTGTAGAGACCAGATTGGGGACAATTAAATTTCTGATTGTCTATTTTGTTAGTGGCATCGGAGCGATGCTGATGATTGCCGTTCTGGCAGTCCTAACCGGGGTTCCCGACCTGCTTTGTGTGGGGGCATCAGGAGCTGTCATGGGCTTACTGGGTGCGATCGCGGCTATTCTGCTGCGAGGCTGGCAACAGGACAAAGCCAGGGTTGCCAGAAAACAACTGGGATGGATTCTGGGGCTGGTTGGGCTGCAAGTCATTTCCGATCTGTTGATCCCGGAAGCCAGTATGGTCGGGCATGTGTCCGGACTCATTCTTGGCTTCCTGACGGGCTATTTTTTAGCCACTCCTTCCAGCAGTCTAAAATAA
- a CDS encoding WD40 repeat domain-containing serine/threonine-protein kinase, producing MTFCLNPDCQQPHNPDNAEFCLNCGEKLTPFLRGRYRIIRQIGQGGFGKTYLAEDEDRLRAYCVVKQFSPQVQGAKSLEKAIQLFGQEAVRLYELGEHTQIPTLLAYFEQDKRLYLVQQFIEGQTLQQESQQQGVFGEQKIREVLAGILPILKFIHDKQVIHRDITPSNIIRRKSDNRLMLIDFGVSKLLSAENFAQPGTKIGTEGYAPMEQLRSGKAYPASDIYSLGATCIYLMTQMKPDDLYDPLEGRWMWRELMKHKGRMISEPIAQILDRMLKDLLNDRYQHASDVMKDLRAALSRPPIAANPSAGVPTPMPNSRPGNSGHPPAQTRVSGRPGSPSSPPGNAARPSPSRPPVSGSRNTHALKTLTGHSRWVMAVAVTPDGQTVASAGLDDSIRLWHLPTGEHQQTLIGHTKAINCLTISPDGQTLVSCSDDGTVRIWHLPSGKLVRTLSGHSRHVNSVVISTDGQFLASGSEDRTMVLWKLATGEPLRTFPGLAGMIRAVAISPDGQTLASGGLDNQIKVWSVKTGQQIRTFARGHFNSVNAIAISPDNKTLISGSKDKTIKVWDLSKGEVIRTLTGHTDSVNAIALSPNGKLLVSGSSDKTLRLWNLEKGELTTTLHEHTNSVNSIALTVDGKFLISGSSDNTVKVWKIG from the coding sequence ATGACCTTTTGTCTTAATCCAGACTGTCAACAGCCCCACAATCCTGATAATGCAGAATTCTGCCTCAACTGTGGTGAAAAACTGACACCATTCCTACGAGGGCGCTACCGTATTATTCGGCAAATTGGGCAGGGAGGTTTTGGCAAAACCTATCTGGCAGAGGATGAGGATCGGTTAAGAGCCTACTGTGTGGTGAAACAGTTTTCGCCCCAGGTGCAGGGGGCAAAATCCCTGGAAAAAGCGATTCAGTTATTTGGTCAGGAAGCGGTGCGATTATACGAACTGGGGGAGCATACTCAGATTCCGACCCTGTTAGCCTATTTTGAGCAGGACAAACGGCTTTACCTGGTTCAACAATTCATTGAAGGACAGACCCTGCAACAGGAAAGTCAGCAGCAGGGCGTTTTTGGCGAACAAAAAATCCGGGAGGTACTTGCCGGAATTTTGCCTATCCTCAAGTTTATTCATGACAAACAGGTCATCCATCGCGATATCACCCCTTCCAATATTATTCGCCGCAAGTCGGATAATCGGCTGATGCTGATCGATTTTGGCGTTTCCAAATTGTTGTCCGCAGAAAACTTTGCCCAACCTGGCACCAAAATTGGTACCGAAGGCTATGCCCCTATGGAGCAACTCCGGAGCGGGAAAGCATACCCCGCCAGTGACATCTATAGCCTGGGCGCAACCTGCATTTATTTAATGACCCAGATGAAACCAGATGATCTTTACGATCCGCTGGAAGGGCGCTGGATGTGGCGGGAGCTGATGAAACACAAGGGCAGGATGATTAGTGAGCCGATCGCCCAAATTTTAGACCGGATGCTAAAGGATTTACTCAACGATCGCTACCAGCACGCCAGCGATGTTATGAAGGACCTTAGGGCTGCATTATCCCGTCCGCCGATCGCCGCAAATCCGAGTGCTGGTGTTCCCACACCGATGCCAAATTCTCGACCTGGGAATTCTGGTCATCCCCCTGCTCAGACCAGAGTATCGGGTAGACCTGGTAGTCCCAGTTCTCCACCAGGAAATGCCGCCAGACCTTCCCCGTCTCGCCCCCCCGTTTCTGGTTCCCGCAACACGCATGCCCTCAAAACCCTGACAGGTCATTCCCGTTGGGTCATGGCAGTGGCAGTCACACCCGATGGGCAGACGGTTGCCAGCGCCGGACTGGATGATTCCATTCGACTCTGGCACTTGCCAACGGGCGAACATCAACAGACGCTGATCGGTCATACCAAAGCCATCAATTGTCTGACCATTAGCCCCGATGGGCAAACCCTTGTCAGTTGTAGTGATGATGGCACGGTTAGAATCTGGCATCTGCCGAGTGGCAAACTGGTGCGAACGTTGAGTGGGCACTCCCGCCATGTTAACTCGGTGGTGATCAGCACCGATGGGCAGTTTCTTGCCAGTGGCAGTGAGGACCGGACAATGGTGCTGTGGAAATTGGCAACTGGAGAACCCCTGCGAACGTTCCCCGGACTAGCCGGAATGATTCGGGCTGTGGCAATCAGCCCGGATGGGCAAACCCTCGCCAGTGGAGGGTTGGATAATCAAATCAAGGTCTGGAGCGTAAAAACAGGGCAACAAATTCGCACCTTTGCAAGGGGGCACTTTAATTCGGTGAATGCGATCGCGATTTCCCCTGACAATAAAACCTTGATCAGCGGCAGCAAAGACAAAACGATTAAAGTCTGGGATCTCTCCAAAGGAGAGGTGATTCGAACCCTCACAGGTCATACGGATTCAGTCAACGCGATCGCCCTTAGCCCCAATGGCAAACTTTTGGTCAGTGGCAGCAGCGATAAAACCCTGCGGTTGTGGAATTTAGAAAAGGGAGAACTCACCACCACCCTACATGAACACACCAACTCCGTTAACTCCATTGCCCTTACCGTTGATGGAAAATTCCTGATCAGCGGTAGTTCCGACAATACGGTGAAAGTGTGGAAAATTGGATAA
- a CDS encoding peptidoglycan DD-metalloendopeptidase family protein yields MKRAFPQKVKPVPSCVSEDTVVGQPKQALPEVNRRARTSAAMIGLAISMGAHSILIAHQDEAIAAEPTPGEPAVAATPSVDVATLSSSTEVIPSTATLPSSGVTVIEYTVQEGQTLWQLAQFYGVDAAKVAALNQVPLNSVLQVGQVLKIPVSNRAPSMATSVEVASSTPGSYSAAVSKGSPAAIDTVAAGQDASLKAEQDRALARLQQKREDLKLGLTKLKATQQEASAPQQEASAPMAQAPAVLAHRADAYEASNVSTYQVAPGDTLTKIARTYGISPARLAAANKLDNPDVIRVSQVLVIPPSEADSQARAFGTETQARATTTVAMLPTAVATDVPVITSDTKPDSVLVPIRQTAQPGFKARIASLPGQESSAEDLKSESLPTLPVAADSSSKAESAIAAAPFVANPASRTDESASNLSYSYVENLKQEILKLREKYRSTAVPLQSDTQSATKVAATTLETNALPSRINPEFEARGYSESLRNQVRNLKTRAQGGSAVDVSTPSADTYPASARSASGVKSESQLVATAPVGSQTYEPLVPSSLGQMVTPDLPPLGSVDNYLPGHSGKFNGYIWPTKGVLTSGYGWRWGRMHKGIDIAAPVGTPVVAAAPGVVVTAGWNSGGYGNLVEIKHPDGSLTLYAHNNRVLVREGQQVEQGQQIAEMGSTGYSTGPHCHFEVHPAGQGAMNPMAFLPRVG; encoded by the coding sequence TTGAAACGAGCATTTCCGCAGAAGGTTAAGCCTGTTCCTTCCTGTGTCTCTGAAGATACAGTGGTAGGTCAACCCAAGCAGGCGCTTCCAGAGGTGAATCGTCGGGCTCGCACCTCTGCTGCCATGATTGGATTGGCAATTTCGATGGGTGCCCACAGCATACTGATTGCTCACCAAGATGAGGCGATCGCAGCAGAGCCAACACCTGGCGAACCTGCTGTTGCTGCAACCCCTTCGGTGGATGTTGCGACTCTCTCATCGAGTACGGAGGTAATACCCTCTACGGCAACCTTGCCGTCTTCAGGGGTGACTGTAATTGAGTACACCGTCCAGGAAGGGCAAACCCTCTGGCAATTGGCTCAGTTCTATGGGGTAGATGCGGCGAAAGTTGCAGCGTTGAATCAGGTTCCCCTCAATTCTGTACTCCAGGTAGGTCAGGTATTAAAGATTCCGGTTAGCAATCGCGCACCCAGCATGGCAACTTCTGTGGAAGTTGCCAGCTCAACACCTGGCTCTTACAGTGCTGCTGTGTCTAAAGGGTCGCCCGCTGCGATCGATACCGTAGCTGCGGGTCAGGACGCTAGTCTTAAGGCTGAGCAAGATCGCGCGCTTGCCCGCTTGCAGCAAAAGCGGGAAGACCTCAAGCTCGGTTTGACTAAGCTGAAAGCCACACAGCAGGAGGCTTCGGCTCCCCAGCAGGAGGCTTCGGCTCCAATGGCTCAAGCGCCAGCCGTTTTAGCCCATCGAGCGGATGCCTACGAAGCGTCCAATGTTTCAACCTACCAGGTTGCTCCTGGAGACACGCTGACTAAAATTGCTCGGACCTATGGCATTTCCCCTGCCCGGTTGGCAGCAGCTAACAAGCTAGACAATCCGGATGTAATTCGGGTAAGCCAGGTTTTGGTGATTCCTCCTTCTGAGGCTGATTCCCAGGCGCGTGCGTTTGGCACCGAGACTCAAGCTCGTGCGACAACGACTGTTGCCATGTTGCCAACGGCTGTGGCGACGGATGTTCCTGTCATCACCTCAGATACCAAGCCCGACAGTGTATTGGTGCCCATTCGCCAAACGGCTCAACCCGGGTTTAAGGCTAGAATTGCTTCCCTACCCGGTCAGGAATCTTCTGCTGAAGATCTAAAGAGTGAGAGTTTGCCCACACTGCCTGTGGCGGCAGATTCTTCGAGCAAGGCTGAATCTGCGATCGCAGCGGCACCGTTTGTGGCGAACCCTGCATCTCGGACTGATGAGTCAGCATCAAATCTTTCCTACAGTTATGTTGAGAATCTCAAGCAAGAGATTCTGAAACTGAGGGAGAAGTATCGCAGCACAGCGGTTCCCCTCCAATCGGATACTCAGTCGGCGACCAAAGTAGCTGCCACCACCTTAGAGACTAACGCCCTGCCTTCAAGAATCAATCCAGAATTCGAAGCAAGAGGATATTCGGAGTCTCTACGGAATCAGGTTCGGAATCTTAAAACGAGGGCACAGGGTGGTAGTGCGGTGGATGTATCAACTCCATCTGCCGATACCTATCCGGCTTCTGCTCGCTCGGCTTCCGGTGTTAAATCCGAATCCCAGTTGGTTGCAACGGCACCTGTCGGTTCTCAAACCTATGAACCCCTGGTTCCATCGTCCCTGGGGCAAATGGTTACTCCAGATCTGCCACCTTTGGGTTCAGTAGATAACTATCTACCTGGACATTCAGGTAAGTTTAATGGCTACATCTGGCCAACGAAAGGAGTTTTGACTTCTGGCTACGGGTGGCGTTGGGGTCGGATGCACAAAGGGATTGACATTGCTGCACCCGTGGGTACGCCCGTGGTGGCAGCCGCCCCTGGTGTGGTTGTGACCGCAGGTTGGAACTCTGGTGGTTACGGCAACCTGGTTGAGATCAAACATCCCGATGGCAGTTTGACCCTCTATGCTCATAACAACCGCGTCTTGGTGCGGGAGGGACAACAGGTTGAGCAGGGTCAGCAAATTGCTGAAATGGGAAGTACCGGCTACAGTACTGGTCCCCACTGTCACTTTGAAGTTCACCCAGCGGGACAGGGAGCCATGAATCCGATGGCATTTCTACCAAGAGTTGGATAG
- a CDS encoding tRNA (cytidine(34)-2'-O)-methyltransferase codes for MVKVVLVHPQIPPNTGNIARTCAATGTELHLVGPLGFELSDRYLKRAGLDYWKHVNIRYYPSLEAFETFWRSQSGRWIGFSASGSCSYIQFQFQPDDWLLFGSETTGLSPETLASCAATVQIPIKRLYVRSLNLSVSVAVGLFEAHRQLGYLE; via the coding sequence ATGGTTAAAGTTGTTCTGGTTCATCCGCAAATTCCACCCAATACGGGAAACATTGCCCGCACCTGTGCCGCTACTGGTACAGAGCTTCACTTAGTAGGTCCATTGGGATTCGAGCTGAGCGATCGCTATCTGAAGCGGGCAGGACTGGATTATTGGAAACACGTAAATATACGGTACTACCCCTCTCTAGAAGCATTTGAAACATTTTGGCGATCGCAAAGTGGGCGCTGGATCGGCTTCAGTGCTTCTGGAAGCTGTAGCTATATTCAGTTTCAGTTTCAGCCCGATGATTGGTTGTTATTTGGCAGCGAAACAACTGGACTGTCTCCGGAAACGCTGGCAAGCTGCGCGGCTACCGTCCAAATTCCGATCAAACGGCTGTATGTGCGTAGCCTCAATCTCTCTGTTAGTGTTGCCGTAGGGCTATTTGAGGCCCATCGCCAGCTTGGCTACCTGGAGTAG
- the gshA gene encoding glutamate--cysteine ligase, giving the protein MLSKGFEVEMYTSTPEGEIVGLSDKIVAELDGFVREPDSRNVEYTTPPCYRYERLLCDLVRPRVRLREYLKHLGNYTLTPGSTLALGGGDRFHRSDPSNPYHTYIEQTYGTRVVTASIHINVGISDPEVLLRACRLVRVEAPLYLALSAASPFLDGEVTGYHSTRWGLFPKTPAQVPLFESHLHFIRWTEQQLALGTMQNVRHLWSSVRPNGDRRPYNLNRLELRICDLVSDPVALLAITALLEARLIQLMQEPTLDPLQVSQLSAATRAQDLVALTDANEAAAARLSLDAELIHWQSGQPILARDWVEQLYGEVWAIAKKEGFSCFLTPLKKILREGNEAQRWLQLQQQGKDVASVVKQAIQDTANQELTLRDTLCQPLVA; this is encoded by the coding sequence ATGTTATCGAAAGGGTTTGAAGTGGAAATGTACACGAGTACTCCAGAAGGCGAAATTGTTGGACTATCCGACAAAATCGTGGCAGAACTAGATGGTTTTGTGCGCGAACCCGACAGCCGCAATGTGGAGTACACAACCCCCCCTTGCTATCGGTATGAACGGCTGTTGTGTGATTTAGTCCGCCCTCGTGTTCGGTTGCGGGAATATCTGAAGCACTTGGGAAATTACACCCTTACCCCTGGGAGCACCCTGGCCCTGGGAGGAGGAGATCGGTTTCACCGTTCTGATCCCAGCAATCCTTATCACACCTATATTGAACAGACCTATGGCACCCGTGTTGTGACTGCCAGCATTCACATCAACGTGGGTATCAGTGACCCGGAGGTGTTGTTGCGGGCGTGCCGTCTGGTTCGGGTAGAGGCACCCCTTTATCTGGCTCTGAGTGCTGCTTCTCCTTTCCTGGATGGGGAAGTAACGGGATATCATTCCACCCGCTGGGGGCTATTTCCTAAAACGCCTGCCCAGGTGCCCTTGTTTGAGAGCCATCTTCACTTTATTCGCTGGACGGAGCAACAACTGGCGCTGGGAACCATGCAAAATGTTCGCCATTTGTGGTCCTCAGTTCGTCCCAATGGCGATCGACGCCCCTACAATCTCAATCGCCTGGAACTACGGATCTGCGACCTGGTTTCAGACCCCGTTGCTCTGCTGGCAATTACCGCTTTGTTAGAAGCCCGTCTCATTCAACTGATGCAGGAGCCGACCTTAGACCCACTACAAGTTAGTCAACTTTCAGCGGCAACCCGTGCCCAGGACTTGGTTGCGCTCACAGATGCCAACGAAGCTGCCGCCGCCCGCCTCAGTTTGGATGCTGAACTCATCCACTGGCAAAGTGGACAGCCCATTTTGGCACGGGACTGGGTTGAGCAGCTTTATGGGGAAGTTTGGGCGATCGCCAAAAAAGAGGGATTTAGCTGTTTCCTCACCCCTCTGAAGAAGATTTTGCGAGAAGGCAACGAAGCCCAGCGCTGGCTGCAACTCCAGCAGCAAGGAAAAGATGTTGCCAGTGTTGTGAAACAGGCCATTCAGGACACCGCAAACCAGGAACTTACACTCCGCGATACCCTTTGTCAGCCTTTAGTGGCTTAA